One segment of candidate division WOR-3 bacterium DNA contains the following:
- a CDS encoding PD-(D/E)XK nuclease family protein, translated as MPEKSVIKAIPVELPFLRILAEYLKERYKDWSPDFSKILLIFPSQRNKFYFRRYLLECSNISAVIPPAMKTIDEIMEDIFEYCGGRKGRRLNMIERNFILKQVIDSLKIEFWQELPFLRFISIGCRLLGFFDELAKELVCFERLEEEIVSGHYPERYVKNELFIIKSVYQKYREKLSALDYCDDIDKYDLIHQKCNIEFLKAYKYIGIAGLVATTAVENRVIQRILQELPAELILHTSLKNDDKDVDTTSPFYLHHKMLQSVVPDGNYDIQFITEEKSPPPVYHIKRTETEFQQTFYLQQVLRKIKGRYEPHRIAVILTDEGMIYAVAESLKTVGCEYNISAGLPFTQSILYSFLDHLKDFVDSKFHYKELFSLIKHPLFKNASFQDKPLRPIIYQFIQFMVEKKQNYFIPDQRYDETFDPLIHLIKYCIKTVSADLSLSDYVDNLTTMLNTILSCNQEFIKRASPDIDEFLESLHRFTKLRIPEGMIKGGLGILEFLLRLIQDERFNLIGDPMKGVQVIGLLEARNLDFDCIIIPSMNEGIFPKYSEKDLFVNQSVRRQVGLPYDKERENLYYYYFTEMINSEKEVFLSYIEEENRNIRSRFIDFLEEDNIPVDRRPILFDNTAIKTPEGSVKKKRNVLNHLYHLISSRGLTPTNLKDYRECPYRFFLKYVAALKEPVEIIEEAGAREWGRILHGALRNFYKYRFPEGLGENRLEEAKQLLYKEVQEVLRRELAQKPTEVTFFDLEIYRKRLDKFLEHEVTRFKEGYRINNQILEERVSHTEIIGNIKVKLYGYTDRVDMYDDRYYIIDYKTTVPEKKKYRLGEDFVEFQLPLYALLLTGRSPEMICGLAYYEISKSIRIIEITDKDSVARYLAEFKEEILLPTIREILDESIPFSRTTDQKNCTFCLFKDLCGVNYER; from the coding sequence ATGCCGGAGAAGAGTGTAATCAAGGCGATTCCTGTTGAGTTACCGTTTCTGCGTATCCTGGCGGAATATCTCAAGGAAAGATACAAAGACTGGTCACCGGATTTTTCAAAAATTTTATTGATCTTTCCTTCCCAGCGCAATAAATTTTATTTCCGACGGTATCTGCTTGAATGTTCCAATATCTCCGCTGTCATACCTCCGGCAATGAAAACGATCGACGAGATCATGGAGGATATTTTTGAATATTGCGGCGGCAGGAAAGGAAGGCGTTTGAATATGATTGAACGCAACTTTATTCTGAAACAGGTGATTGATTCTTTAAAGATTGAATTCTGGCAGGAATTACCTTTTTTGAGATTTATCTCGATCGGCTGTCGCCTGCTCGGTTTTTTTGATGAACTTGCAAAGGAACTTGTGTGCTTTGAGCGGCTTGAAGAGGAGATTGTTTCAGGACATTACCCGGAAAGATATGTGAAGAACGAGCTTTTCATAATAAAAAGCGTATATCAGAAGTACAGAGAAAAGTTGTCGGCTCTTGATTATTGCGATGATATTGATAAGTATGACCTGATTCATCAGAAATGTAATATCGAGTTTTTAAAAGCTTACAAATATATCGGTATAGCAGGATTGGTTGCAACCACGGCGGTGGAGAACAGGGTGATTCAAAGGATATTGCAAGAACTGCCGGCGGAGTTGATTCTTCATACTTCTTTAAAGAACGATGATAAAGATGTGGATACGACGTCTCCTTTTTATCTGCATCATAAAATGCTTCAATCCGTTGTGCCTGACGGAAATTATGATATTCAATTTATCACCGAAGAAAAATCGCCGCCACCGGTCTATCATATCAAGAGGACGGAAACAGAATTTCAGCAGACTTTTTATCTGCAGCAGGTTCTTCGTAAGATAAAAGGACGATACGAACCTCATCGTATCGCCGTTATTCTCACGGATGAGGGGATGATTTACGCCGTTGCCGAGAGTTTGAAAACCGTAGGCTGCGAATATAATATCTCAGCAGGTTTGCCTTTTACTCAGTCGATACTCTATTCTTTTCTTGACCATTTGAAGGATTTTGTCGATTCAAAATTCCATTATAAAGAACTTTTTTCTTTGATTAAACATCCTTTATTCAAAAACGCCTCGTTCCAGGATAAACCCCTGCGGCCTATAATATATCAATTCATACAGTTTATGGTCGAGAAAAAACAGAATTATTTTATCCCTGATCAGAGATACGACGAAACTTTTGACCCCTTAATTCACTTGATTAAATATTGCATCAAGACGGTCAGCGCCGACCTTTCTCTGAGTGATTATGTTGACAATCTTACAACGATGTTGAATACGATTCTTTCCTGCAATCAAGAGTTCATAAAAAGGGCATCGCCTGACATAGATGAATTTTTAGAGTCTCTTCATCGTTTTACAAAACTCCGTATACCGGAAGGGATGATTAAGGGTGGTCTTGGAATCCTTGAGTTTCTTTTACGACTTATCCAGGATGAAAGATTCAATTTAATCGGAGACCCGATGAAAGGGGTGCAGGTGATCGGTCTTCTCGAAGCCAGGAACCTGGACTTCGACTGTATTATTATCCCTTCGATGAATGAAGGTATTTTTCCGAAATACAGTGAAAAAGATTTGTTCGTAAACCAGTCGGTTCGCAGACAGGTCGGTCTGCCCTATGATAAAGAGCGTGAGAATCTTTATTATTACTATTTTACTGAAATGATAAACAGCGAAAAAGAAGTTTTTCTTTCATATATTGAGGAAGAAAACAGGAACATCCGCTCCCGATTCATTGACTTCCTCGAGGAGGATAACATTCCTGTGGATAGGAGACCGATTTTGTTCGACAATACAGCAATCAAAACTCCGGAGGGAAGCGTAAAGAAAAAGCGCAATGTTCTCAACCATCTTTATCATTTGATCTCCAGCCGGGGGTTGACACCGACGAATTTAAAGGATTATCGTGAATGTCCCTATCGTTTTTTTCTGAAGTATGTCGCGGCGCTGAAAGAACCTGTGGAAATAATCGAAGAGGCGGGTGCGCGCGAATGGGGCAGGATATTGCATGGAGCGTTGAGAAATTTTTATAAGTACCGATTTCCTGAAGGGCTGGGAGAGAATCGATTAGAAGAAGCAAAACAGTTGTTGTATAAAGAGGTTCAAGAAGTTTTGCGACGGGAACTGGCGCAGAAACCGACAGAGGTGACGTTCTTTGATTTGGAGATTTACCGCAAGAGATTGGATAAGTTCCTGGAACATGAGGTGACAAGATTCAAAGAAGGGTATAGAATCAACAATCAAATATTGGAAGAACGCGTCAGTCATACGGAGATCATTGGTAATATAAAAGTTAAGTTGTACGGTTATACAGATAGGGTTGATATGTATGACGACAGGTATTATATAATCGATTACAAAACAACGGTTCCGGAAAAGAAGAAATACCGATTGGGAGAAGATTTCGTGGAATTTCAGCTTCCTTTATACGCATTACTCTTAACCGGCAGATCACCGGAGATGATTTGTGGATTGGCTTATTATGAAATTTCCAAATCCATCAGAATCATCGAAATAACCGATAAAGACTCGGTCGCTCGATATCTGGCTGAATTCAAAGAAGAGATTCTCCTGCCGACGATCCGTGAAATCCTGGATGAATCAATTCCTTTTTCCCGAACCACTGATCAGAAAAATTGTACTTTCTGTTTATTTAAAGATTTGTGCGGAGTGAATTATGAGCGATAG
- a CDS encoding HD-GYP domain-containing protein, with amino-acid sequence MFLRQFYLTFSCITTLFFLGLLYLYFSNKRAKDFLYASLLFLSGSLVLFSMSHLKLRPSSHAIIFWSKLLYASIFSYIYTLPHFTLSITREKINRGIQIGLNLLSILFILLTFFTDFIIKNRVIYKTGIKQAELSNIYPYLILIVLAIIVYFYIHILNAARKKLNKKVYYLPLIIGMGIGIASGIIDFLGITAGKPLITDIPNPFIFGIFITSLSFGWTFLSQYTWAFTNLTKSQEEIEKLVEKSNRDFLEFVHLIAKTLEAKDHYTAGHSLRVMDYATKIAQALNLPDKEIELLKQACLLHDIGKISIPDGILNKKKNLTKKEREHILKHPIIGKNILSTVSEFKEILDIIYAHHERVDGKGYPDGKTKDEIPLLARILAVADTYDAMRSERPYRRAKSKKQALKELKLARGSQLDEEVVDIFIKALSTA; translated from the coding sequence ATGTTCCTGCGTCAATTTTACCTCACCTTCAGCTGCATCACCACCCTCTTCTTTTTAGGACTCCTCTATCTCTACTTTTCCAACAAGCGGGCGAAAGATTTCTTATATGCGAGCCTTCTATTCTTAAGCGGCAGCCTCGTCCTCTTCAGTATGTCTCATCTGAAACTCCGTCCGTCTTCCCATGCCATCATATTCTGGAGTAAACTGCTCTATGCGAGCATCTTCAGTTACATATACACCCTGCCTCACTTCACCCTCTCGATCACCAGAGAAAAAATCAATCGTGGAATTCAAATAGGACTGAATCTGCTGTCCATCCTCTTCATTCTTCTTACATTCTTCACGGATTTTATAATTAAGAACCGCGTGATATACAAAACGGGCATTAAACAAGCTGAACTGTCAAACATCTATCCTTATCTAATCCTGATCGTCCTGGCGATTATTGTATACTTCTATATCCACATATTGAACGCCGCCAGGAAAAAACTCAACAAGAAAGTCTATTATCTTCCGCTGATCATCGGAATGGGAATAGGCATTGCTTCCGGAATCATCGATTTTCTCGGAATCACCGCGGGAAAACCGTTGATCACCGACATTCCAAATCCCTTCATCTTCGGAATATTCATCACTTCTTTATCCTTTGGATGGACATTTCTCTCGCAATACACCTGGGCTTTTACCAATCTCACAAAATCCCAGGAAGAGATTGAAAAGCTTGTTGAAAAATCAAATAGAGACTTTCTGGAATTCGTCCACCTGATCGCCAAAACCCTGGAGGCGAAAGACCACTATACAGCGGGACATTCTCTTCGGGTCATGGACTATGCTACGAAGATCGCCCAGGCGCTCAATCTCCCTGACAAAGAAATAGAATTATTGAAGCAGGCATGCCTGCTCCACGACATCGGAAAAATAAGTATTCCTGACGGGATTTTGAACAAGAAGAAAAATCTTACCAAAAAAGAACGTGAACATATACTGAAACATCCGATCATCGGTAAAAATATTTTAAGTACGGTGAGTGAGTTCAAAGAGATTCTTGATATCATCTACGCCCATCACGAACGGGTGGACGGTAAGGGATATCCGGATGGTAAGACAAAGGATGAGATTCCACTGCTGGCGAGGATTCTTGCGGTCGCTGACACTTACGATGCGATGCGTTCAGAAAGACCGTATCGCCGTGCAAAATCCAAGAAGCAGGCATTGAAAGAATTAAAGCTCGCCCGGGGTTCTCAATTGGATGAGGAAGTCGTCGACATCTTCATAAAGGCACTTTCAACCGCCTGA